In Pseudomonas nunensis, a single window of DNA contains:
- the argR gene encoding transcriptional regulator ArgR, whose amino-acid sequence MTAHRIGFLIWPSTKALTLALAEEALRVAQRVHPDVVYELSFLQAEPPTEGAWQLPGEPWAGKLENFQKLFLLADEPPTALAPALSSSLKQLVRAGCVIGGLSAGVYPLAQLGLLDGYRAAVHWRWQDDFAERFPKVIATSHLFDWDRDRLTACGGLSVLDLLLAVLARDHGAELAGAVSEELVVERIREGGERQRIPLQNRLGSSHPKLTQAVLLMEANIEEPLTTDEIAQHVCVSRRQLERIFKQYLNRVPSQYYLELRLNKARQMLMQTSKSIIQIGLSCGFSSGPHFSSAYRNFFGATPREDRNQRRSSSPFELSSVPSERG is encoded by the coding sequence ATGACTGCCCATCGAATTGGTTTCCTGATTTGGCCCAGCACTAAAGCTCTGACGCTTGCGCTGGCTGAGGAGGCCTTGCGTGTTGCCCAGCGTGTGCATCCGGACGTTGTCTACGAACTGTCGTTCTTGCAGGCCGAACCGCCGACCGAAGGTGCCTGGCAATTGCCCGGTGAACCGTGGGCCGGCAAGCTCGAAAACTTCCAGAAGTTGTTTCTGCTCGCCGATGAGCCGCCGACCGCGCTCGCGCCGGCCCTCAGCAGTTCGCTGAAACAACTGGTGCGTGCCGGTTGCGTGATCGGTGGCTTGTCCGCAGGGGTTTATCCGTTGGCGCAGCTCGGTTTGCTCGACGGTTATCGGGCTGCCGTGCATTGGCGCTGGCAGGACGATTTCGCCGAGCGCTTCCCGAAAGTCATCGCCACCAGTCATCTGTTCGACTGGGATCGTGATCGCCTGACCGCGTGCGGTGGCCTGTCGGTACTCGACTTGCTGCTGGCAGTATTGGCTCGCGACCACGGCGCCGAACTGGCCGGTGCAGTGTCGGAAGAACTGGTGGTCGAACGCATCCGCGAGGGTGGCGAACGCCAGCGCATTCCGCTGCAAAACCGTCTCGGCTCCAGCCATCCAAAGCTCACCCAAGCGGTGCTGCTGATGGAAGCCAACATCGAAGAACCCCTGACCACCGACGAAATCGCCCAGCACGTGTGCGTGTCCCGTCGGCAGTTGGAGCGAATCTTCAAGCAATACCTCAACCGTGTGCCGAGCCAGTACTACCTGGAGCTGCGCCTGAACAAGGCCCGGCAGATGTTGATGCAAACCAGCAAGTCGATCATCCAGATCGGCCTGTCCTGTGGCTTCTCGTCGGGGCCGCACTTCTCCAGCGCCTACCGCAACTTCTTCGGCGCCACGCCGCGGGAAGATCGCAACCAGCGGCGTAGCAGCAGCCCGTTCGAATTGTCGTCGGTGCCTTCAGAGCGCGGTTGA